One Tolypothrix bouteillei VB521301 DNA window includes the following coding sequences:
- a CDS encoding glycosyltransferase: MQVISRVQFPQTVETSDLYFKLDTHTSINLSTGENLITLRKGSVLSFNTYFNSIYEKFYTKYTNLSLLYYLLKLEGDFEILAYRETDANTQEVILNEKIERCQLSESVKILLPELKPNQEAARIYLEITCLSERGLFAEGLVVTEQEKFRDVSLAIITCTFKKEVYVKKTVNTILQNSFLKDKKFKVFVVDNGKTLNTSEFEDFRVRLISNRNVGGSGGFTKGLIEALQEGNYTHFLFMDDDIELESESIYRLFTLYEYANQDFAISGSMLDLNRKHILYEAGAIYNKSINHKGKIEQNQYTGYPLKHDLDLRTTKTLNALLSEDNIDYGGFWFFAFSKEIVEKIGLPLPLFIKIDDMEFGLRINEYLKNGIVAFPSIAVWHEPFYAKRPIWDFYYYTRNHLIANSIHSSFEYIKTVKKFTRCLLYYLFIFDYNTAEMVVKGFEDYMQGPNFIRSNDPEILHSQIFEFSKSYKNQTLLDSSSIIGNHTRSKIGILQKVISLLTLNGHLLPQFLIADRSTIIRDGVKERESICKGFAKKRIIYLLETSPTSYQYELDQKAGLNILLKWVSLVVRHSSKWSSVNAEWKKAFSDFTTMRFWQNYLEPQK; this comes from the coding sequence ATGCAGGTTATTAGTCGAGTTCAATTTCCTCAAACAGTTGAAACATCTGACTTATACTTCAAGCTCGATACACACACATCCATCAATCTTTCTACTGGAGAAAATCTCATTACTCTACGTAAAGGCAGTGTTCTATCTTTTAACACTTACTTTAACTCAATTTACGAAAAATTCTACACAAAATATACAAATCTTAGTTTACTCTATTACTTACTAAAACTCGAAGGTGATTTTGAGATTCTTGCTTATCGAGAAACAGATGCAAATACCCAAGAAGTCATCTTAAATGAAAAAATTGAGCGCTGTCAACTATCAGAAAGCGTAAAAATATTACTGCCAGAACTCAAACCGAACCAAGAAGCCGCTCGAATTTATCTAGAAATTACTTGTCTCAGCGAACGAGGTTTATTTGCTGAAGGGTTAGTTGTCACAGAACAAGAAAAGTTTAGAGATGTGTCATTGGCTATTATCACTTGTACTTTCAAAAAAGAAGTCTATGTAAAGAAAACCGTTAATACTATTCTGCAAAATAGTTTTTTAAAAGATAAAAAATTTAAAGTTTTTGTAGTCGATAATGGAAAAACTCTAAACACTAGTGAATTTGAAGACTTTAGAGTTAGACTGATTTCCAATCGAAACGTTGGTGGAAGTGGTGGTTTTACTAAAGGTCTCATTGAGGCGTTACAAGAAGGTAACTATACTCATTTCCTATTTATGGATGATGATATAGAGTTAGAAAGTGAATCTATTTACAGGCTTTTCACTTTGTATGAGTATGCAAATCAAGATTTTGCAATTTCTGGTAGTATGTTGGATTTAAATAGAAAACATATTTTGTATGAAGCTGGAGCAATATATAATAAATCCATCAATCACAAAGGAAAAATTGAACAAAATCAATACACCGGTTATCCTTTAAAGCACGACCTAGATTTACGCACCACTAAAACCCTAAATGCCCTTTTGTCAGAAGACAACATAGATTATGGAGGATTTTGGTTTTTTGCTTTTTCTAAGGAAATCGTTGAAAAAATTGGATTACCTCTGCCATTGTTTATTAAAATAGATGACATGGAATTTGGTTTAAGAATTAACGAATATTTGAAAAATGGCATAGTTGCTTTTCCTTCTATAGCAGTTTGGCACGAACCCTTTTATGCCAAAAGACCAATTTGGGATTTTTACTATTACACTCGCAATCACTTAATAGCAAATTCCATTCACAGTTCATTTGAATATATTAAGACAGTTAAAAAATTTACGCGCTGTCTGCTTTATTACTTGTTTATCTTTGATTACAACACTGCAGAAATGGTAGTCAAAGGTTTTGAAGATTACATGCAAGGTCCAAATTTCATTAGAAGTAACGACCCAGAGATCTTACATTCTCAGATTTTTGAATTTAGTAAAAGTTATAAAAATCAAACTCTACTAGATTCTAGTTCAATTATCGGAAATCATACAAGAAGTAAAATTGGCATTCTACAGAAAGTTATTAGTTTATTAACACTCAACGGTCATTTACTACCACAGTTTCTCATTGCAGATCGAAGCACTATTATTCGAGATGGCGTGAAAGAACGTGAATCAATTTGTAAAGGATTTGCCAAAAAAAGAATTATTTATCTTTTAGAAACAAGTCCTACTTCTTATCAATACGAATTAGACCAAAAAGCAGGTCTCAATATTTTATTAAAATGGGTTAGTTTGGTTGTCAGACATTCTTCCAAATGGTCTAGTGTCAATGCAGAGTGGAAAAAAGCCTTTAGCGATTTCACCACTATGCGATTTTGGCAGAATTACCTTGAACCACAGAAGTAA
- a CDS encoding glycosyltransferase family 2 protein, protein MSVNPKVSIITPAYNTSRYIKKAIESALAQVEQNIEVIVVDDASTDNTVEVVSSFSDPRIKLLVNESHQGPSYSRNRALKEAKGEWIALLDSDDWYAPKRLERLLQVAEKENADFVADDLYLIPEGEDTPWSITVFQKNRIHLDKPKQIDLIYFVERYLSITKPLIKLNFLIQQNLKFNESLKYEEDFVLFFFCLLKGCRFIILPEPYYFYQIRINSLMKEYVDFYEQACKTNLSLLQQEFTQENPQLKRTLLKRLKTMKQIRAFYRVRQAFKEGGFLTALIKAILNPNFLPVLWEKLPGMFRYYFFYRWNTNLSK, encoded by the coding sequence ATGTCTGTCAACCCAAAAGTATCTATTATCACTCCTGCTTACAACACCAGTCGCTATATAAAAAAAGCAATAGAATCAGCCTTAGCTCAAGTCGAGCAGAATATTGAAGTGATTGTAGTAGATGATGCTTCCACGGACAATACAGTAGAAGTTGTCAGTAGCTTTTCCGATCCTCGCATCAAACTTTTAGTAAATGAATCACATCAGGGACCGAGCTACTCCAGAAATCGTGCATTAAAAGAGGCAAAAGGTGAATGGATTGCCTTACTTGATTCTGATGATTGGTATGCGCCCAAAAGATTGGAAAGGCTTTTACAGGTAGCTGAGAAGGAAAATGCTGACTTTGTTGCTGATGATTTGTATTTAATTCCAGAAGGGGAAGATACTCCTTGGAGCATAACAGTTTTTCAAAAAAATAGAATACACTTAGACAAGCCGAAACAAATCGATCTGATTTACTTTGTAGAGCGATACCTTAGTATTACAAAACCTCTCATCAAGCTAAACTTTCTAATTCAGCAAAATCTAAAATTTAATGAATCTTTGAAATACGAAGAAGATTTCGTTCTCTTTTTCTTCTGTCTGTTAAAGGGTTGTCGTTTTATTATACTACCAGAACCCTATTATTTCTATCAAATCCGTATTAACTCCTTAATGAAGGAATACGTTGATTTCTACGAGCAAGCCTGTAAAACAAATTTGTCTCTTTTACAGCAAGAGTTTACTCAAGAAAACCCACAACTAAAACGGACTTTATTAAAACGTTTGAAAACTATGAAGCAAATTAGAGCTTTTTACCGAGTCAGACAGGCATTTAAAGAAGGTGGATTTTTAACTGCATTGATTAAGGCTATACTAAACCCTAATTTTTTACCTGTGCTATGGGAAAAGTTACCAGGAATGTTTAGATACTACTTTTTCTATCGCTGGAATACCAATTTATCTAAGTAG
- a CDS encoding glycosyltransferase family 4 protein, translating to MKVLYNITLLGAGYYYPLSRTGIFRVIENLAYGLKNSNECDLIFCSQGSPQILFDVLDYLQSNSELAGVPIGYQSKDLKFRRLLQNVYHPLNQKLDNLPLTQKLLPDILVLRTIRKVLTYVTQTANSLYKPISWHNLAEADIYHSPYEPIPDDIRKAATPIQKFLTVHDLIPIIHPEFFDLQDNDTVERAISSLDPESWVLCVSQSTKDDLCNYSSIIDPSRVFVTHLAASKLFYPCLDSQHIKATCSKYNIPNAPYILSLSTLEPRKNIDLTIRCFLQLIQQEKIQDLNLVLVGAKGWKYDKIFAEISKNPVLKDRIITTGYVADEDLAALYSGAIAFVYPSFYEGFGLPPLEAMQCGVPVITSNTSSLPEVVGDAGITLDPKDADGLCHSLLELYNQPGLRKSMSYKSLEQAKKFSWEKCTQQTLAAYKTALSA from the coding sequence ATGAAAGTTTTATACAACATAACTCTGCTGGGTGCAGGGTATTACTATCCTCTCTCTCGCACGGGAATTTTTAGAGTTATTGAGAATCTAGCTTATGGTCTAAAAAATTCAAATGAGTGCGATTTAATTTTCTGCTCCCAAGGGTCTCCTCAGATATTATTCGATGTTCTCGACTACTTACAATCGAATTCAGAACTAGCAGGAGTACCAATAGGTTACCAGAGCAAAGATTTGAAATTTAGGCGATTGTTACAAAATGTTTATCATCCACTCAATCAAAAGCTGGACAATCTTCCACTGACACAAAAATTATTGCCTGATATATTAGTGCTTAGGACGATCAGAAAAGTTTTGACTTATGTAACGCAAACTGCAAACTCTTTGTATAAACCAATCTCATGGCATAACCTTGCTGAAGCAGATATATATCATTCACCTTATGAGCCAATTCCAGATGACATAAGAAAAGCAGCAACTCCCATACAGAAGTTTCTGACAGTACACGACCTGATTCCAATTATACATCCGGAATTTTTTGACTTACAGGATAACGATACAGTTGAAAGAGCTATATCAAGTTTAGATCCTGAGTCTTGGGTATTATGTGTTTCTCAATCGACTAAAGATGACTTATGCAATTACTCAAGCATTATCGATCCTTCTAGAGTTTTTGTCACACATCTAGCAGCATCAAAACTTTTCTATCCCTGCTTGGATTCCCAACACATTAAAGCCACTTGCAGTAAATATAACATACCAAACGCACCCTATATACTCAGTTTAAGTACCTTGGAACCCCGGAAAAATATTGACCTGACCATTCGATGTTTTCTTCAGCTCATTCAGCAAGAAAAGATTCAAGATTTAAATCTCGTGTTAGTTGGGGCAAAAGGTTGGAAGTATGACAAAATTTTTGCGGAAATCTCTAAAAACCCTGTCTTAAAAGACCGCATTATTACCACAGGCTACGTTGCTGATGAAGACTTGGCGGCTCTCTATAGTGGTGCGATCGCTTTTGTTTATCCCTCATTCTATGAAGGATTTGGTCTACCTCCCTTGGAAGCCATGCAATGTGGTGTTCCTGTCATTACCTCCAATACCTCTTCGTTACCTGAAGTGGTTGGTGATGCGGGAATCACCCTTGACCCCAAAGACGCTGATGGGCTCTGTCATAGCTTGCTTGAACTTTACAACCAGCCCGGATTGCGAAAGTCCATGTCATACAAATCTCTGGAGCAGGCAAAAAAATTTAGTTGGGAAAAATGTACTCAACAAACACTTGCTGCTTACAAAACCGCTCTATCCGCTTAA
- a CDS encoding glycosyltransferase family 4 protein, producing MSFDKNNFDIIHSPYHKLPSEELTKGVPRVITVHDIIPIIMPEMVNPILIPYFQEVLNSINHHQDWVVCNSEYTKQEFCEYTGMPLERTFVTPLAATDRFYRVTDSARIDTARQRYGIPDGDYFLSLGTQLEPRKNLAHLIRCFLRLLSEQPNLNINLVLVGSQRFQSVETIDRLFPQFSSRVLFTGYVADEDLSAIYSGATAFIYPSLYEGFGLPLLEAMRCGTPVIASNTTSLPEVVGDAGILVDPKDEDALCQAMLDLLRDSHLVQELRQKGFARSQNFSWSKCAADTAKVYKRIVNHQ from the coding sequence ATTTCTTTTGATAAGAATAACTTTGATATTATTCATTCCCCTTATCATAAATTACCTTCTGAAGAATTGACTAAAGGTGTACCTAGAGTTATTACTGTCCATGACATTATTCCCATCATTATGCCTGAAATGGTCAATCCAATTCTCATTCCTTATTTTCAGGAAGTCCTTAACAGTATAAACCACCATCAAGATTGGGTCGTATGTAACTCTGAATACACCAAGCAAGAGTTTTGCGAATACACGGGAATGCCACTTGAACGCACGTTCGTCACTCCACTAGCGGCGACCGATCGCTTTTATCGAGTGACTGACTCTGCTCGGATAGATACCGCTCGTCAGCGCTATGGTATTCCTGATGGTGATTACTTTTTAAGTCTTGGGACTCAACTCGAACCTCGCAAAAATCTAGCTCATCTAATTCGTTGTTTCTTGCGGTTATTATCCGAGCAACCCAATCTCAATATTAATTTGGTTTTAGTCGGCTCGCAACGCTTTCAATCTGTTGAAACTATCGATCGCCTTTTTCCTCAATTCAGTTCCAGAGTGCTGTTTACTGGATACGTTGCTGATGAAGATTTAAGCGCCATCTATAGCGGTGCGACGGCTTTTATTTACCCTTCTCTTTACGAAGGTTTTGGTTTACCTCTCTTAGAAGCCATGCGCTGCGGTACTCCTGTTATCGCTTCCAATACAACATCCTTACCAGAGGTTGTAGGTGATGCAGGTATCTTGGTCGATCCAAAAGATGAAGATGCTCTTTGTCAGGCGATGCTCGACTTGCTGAGAGACAGTCACTTAGTTCAAGAACTCCGTCAAAAAGGTTTTGCGCGATCGCAAAATTTTAGTTGGTCAAAATGTGCTGCTGATACCGCAAAAGTCTATAAACGAATTGTCAACCATCAATGA
- a CDS encoding glycosyltransferase family 4 protein, whose amino-acid sequence MKILYDISLLGIGHYDPVNRTGTFRVVENMACGLASLKDINLKFCVSQNLPVLVECLDYLTYNKKLLKKTLAYSKPQEFIARQLYNYNIKLSKSHDTLPLKVLKKFYRIANRLAEKHIHPLNAKLLQNADVFHSPCFALTSQVKESKNVKKFLTVHDLIPILYPNLFEHNNEEYLKKILNSIDSEDYVTCVSNSTKNDLCNYLKNIDPERVFVTHLAAAPDVFYPCSNSEKLVGIRNKYHIPNAAYILSLCTLEPRKNIDHVIRCFAKLIQEQNIKDLYLILVGTKGWSYNKIFEEVANFPLAKERVILTGYVADEDLAALYSGALAFTYLSFYEGFGLPPLEAMQCGVPVISSNTSSLPEVVGDAAIMLDPLDVDGLCQSILEIYNNSSLRETMSLKSIEQAKRFSWERCARETVKAYKKAVAV is encoded by the coding sequence ATGAAAATTCTTTACGATATATCATTACTTGGAATAGGCCATTACGATCCTGTCAATCGAACCGGAACGTTTAGAGTTGTTGAAAATATGGCATGCGGGCTGGCAAGTTTAAAAGACATCAATTTAAAATTTTGTGTCAGTCAAAATTTACCAGTGCTGGTAGAATGCCTGGATTATTTGACATATAATAAAAAACTCTTAAAAAAAACTCTTGCCTATTCAAAGCCACAAGAATTTATTGCGAGACAACTGTACAACTATAATATTAAGCTGAGTAAATCACACGATACACTACCGCTTAAAGTTCTCAAAAAATTTTATAGAATAGCCAATAGACTAGCTGAAAAACACATACATCCCCTCAATGCTAAACTTTTACAAAATGCAGATGTTTTTCACTCTCCTTGCTTTGCCCTAACTTCTCAAGTAAAAGAATCTAAAAATGTTAAAAAGTTTTTGACAGTTCACGATTTAATCCCCATTTTATATCCAAATTTATTTGAACACAATAATGAGGAATATTTAAAGAAAATCTTAAACAGTATTGATTCTGAAGATTATGTGACTTGTGTATCAAACTCAACCAAGAATGATTTATGTAACTATTTAAAAAACATTGACCCCGAACGAGTATTTGTGACCCATTTGGCTGCTGCACCTGATGTTTTCTATCCTTGTTCGAATTCAGAAAAACTTGTCGGTATCCGCAATAAATATCATATTCCTAATGCTGCGTACATTCTCAGCCTCTGTACTTTAGAACCTCGAAAAAATATTGACCACGTTATTCGCTGTTTTGCAAAGCTGATTCAAGAACAAAATATTAAAGATCTATATCTTATCTTAGTAGGTACTAAAGGGTGGAGTTACAACAAGATTTTTGAAGAAGTTGCCAACTTTCCTTTAGCAAAGGAACGTGTCATTCTAACTGGATATGTAGCTGATGAAGACCTAGCTGCACTTTACAGTGGCGCACTTGCTTTCACGTACCTTTCTTTTTACGAAGGATTTGGTCTACCACCACTAGAGGCTATGCAATGTGGTGTCCCAGTTATTAGTTCAAATACCTCTTCCCTACCTGAAGTTGTAGGGGATGCAGCTATTATGCTTGACCCTTTGGATGTAGATGGGCTTTGTCAGAGCATATTAGAGATCTATAACAATTCATCTTTAAGAGAAACAATGTCTTTGAAATCAATCGAGCAAGCAAAACGTTTTAGTTGGGAGAGATGCGCTCGAGAAACTGTAAAAGCTTACAAGAAAGCTGTAGCTGTTTAG
- the glf gene encoding UDP-galactopyranose mutase, with product MRVDWLVVGAGYSACVLAERIANELGQRVLIVEKRDHIGGNAYDYYNEHGILVHKYGPHIFHTKSKKVWDYLSEFTEWRPYYHHVLAVVEGKKVPLPFNLNTLYALFPPRYAEKLEEQLLEHFGFGVKVPILKLRETAIGDLEFLANYIYENIFARYTAKQWELKPEDLDRGVTGRVPVYISRDNRYFQDPYQAMPKHGYTEMFRRMLAHPNIKILLNADYREVINDIKFNRMVYTGPIDTFFDYMYGELPYRSLRFHFETLDQEQYQEVGTVNYPNDYDITRITEQKYLSGQTSPKTTLVMEYPQAYVPGKNDPYYPIPREENRERYDLYLKEVQKLKGTVIFAGRLAEYKYYDMDQAALRALSLFEKEVAVGDLVGVQA from the coding sequence ATGAGAGTAGATTGGTTGGTTGTGGGGGCTGGATATTCTGCGTGTGTTCTTGCTGAAAGAATTGCTAACGAGTTAGGACAACGAGTCCTGATTGTAGAAAAACGAGACCATATCGGTGGTAATGCTTATGACTATTACAACGAACATGGCATTTTGGTACACAAATACGGTCCTCATATTTTTCACACAAAATCTAAGAAAGTCTGGGATTATCTCTCTGAGTTCACTGAATGGCGACCTTATTACCACCACGTACTTGCTGTTGTGGAAGGTAAGAAAGTTCCCTTACCCTTTAATTTAAATACGCTCTACGCTCTCTTTCCTCCTCGCTACGCTGAAAAGTTAGAGGAACAGCTTTTAGAACACTTTGGTTTTGGAGTCAAAGTGCCAATTCTTAAGTTGCGGGAAACGGCTATTGGAGATTTGGAGTTTCTTGCTAACTACATTTATGAAAATATCTTTGCTCGTTACACAGCCAAGCAGTGGGAACTCAAACCAGAAGATCTCGATCGCGGAGTTACCGGACGCGTTCCAGTTTACATCAGTCGCGACAACCGCTACTTCCAAGATCCATACCAAGCAATGCCAAAACACGGTTACACGGAAATGTTCCGCCGCATGCTGGCTCACCCTAATATCAAGATACTTTTGAATGCCGACTATCGTGAAGTTATTAACGACATCAAATTCAACCGGATGGTTTATACAGGTCCCATTGATACCTTCTTTGATTATATGTACGGTGAGCTACCTTACCGCAGCTTGCGCTTTCACTTTGAGACCCTAGACCAAGAGCAATACCAAGAAGTCGGTACAGTGAACTACCCTAACGACTACGATATTACCCGTATTACCGAGCAAAAGTATTTATCGGGGCAAACGTCACCCAAAACTACATTGGTTATGGAGTATCCTCAAGCTTATGTACCGGGTAAAAACGATCCTTATTACCCGATTCCGCGTGAGGAAAATCGCGAGCGTTATGACCTCTATCTCAAAGAAGTGCAAAAGCTCAAAGGTACAGTCATTTTTGCCGGACGGCTGGCTGAATACAAATACTATGATATGGATCAAGCAGCATTACGCGCCTTGAGCTTGTTTGAGAAAGAAGTCGCAGTTGGAGATTTAGTTGGAGTACAGGCATAA
- a CDS encoding ABC transporter ATP-binding protein has protein sequence MSDKVIQVENLSKKYILGHQHEGSQYKTFRDFITNGARVLSQKLLNPSQEMFDLAREEFWALKDISFEINQGDRVGIIGRNGAGKSTLLKILSRITEPTRGTVRIKGRVASLLEVGTGFHLELTGKENIFLNGAILGMSKAEIQHKFDEIVAFAEVEQFLDTPVKRYSSGMYVRLAFAVAAHLEPEILIVDEVLAVGDTQFQKKCLGKMEDVSAKEGRTVLFVSHSMNAVESLCNRGIVLESGKLYADSGAQEAIGAYLEKTHKLMYETSLAERTDRKGCGKVRAISFKILDTEGNEVNILQSGKDYYFVVGYVNNTRYPLSNVVFSFDFLDEKGNTILLFRTNFTNDNITVEPDAGYVRCKVNNFPLANGSYHFLIFLSHGEHEILDWLEDAATIKVEGGDFFGTGNPGLPTHCKILAKAEWSTLHYPQLLKEVGGLD, from the coding sequence GTGTCTGACAAAGTGATTCAAGTGGAAAACTTAAGCAAAAAGTATATTCTGGGTCACCAGCACGAAGGTTCTCAGTACAAAACTTTCCGCGATTTTATTACCAATGGCGCAAGAGTACTGAGTCAAAAATTGCTGAACCCCTCGCAAGAGATGTTCGATTTAGCCCGTGAAGAGTTTTGGGCTTTAAAGGATATATCTTTTGAAATTAACCAAGGCGATCGCGTTGGAATTATAGGTCGAAATGGTGCAGGAAAATCAACACTACTAAAAATTCTGAGTCGGATTACAGAACCGACACGAGGAACTGTCCGAATTAAAGGTCGAGTTGCTAGTTTATTGGAGGTTGGAACCGGTTTTCATCTAGAACTAACTGGTAAAGAAAATATTTTTTTGAACGGAGCCATACTGGGAATGAGCAAGGCAGAAATTCAACACAAGTTTGATGAAATTGTTGCCTTTGCAGAAGTTGAACAGTTTTTAGATACGCCAGTGAAACGTTATTCATCAGGAATGTACGTGCGCTTGGCGTTTGCCGTTGCAGCCCATTTAGAACCAGAAATACTGATCGTCGATGAAGTGCTAGCAGTCGGAGATACACAGTTTCAAAAGAAGTGTTTGGGAAAAATGGAGGATGTATCAGCTAAGGAGGGAAGGACAGTTTTATTTGTCAGCCATAGTATGAATGCGGTAGAGTCGCTTTGCAATCGAGGGATTGTGCTTGAGTCTGGCAAATTGTATGCAGACAGTGGAGCACAAGAGGCGATTGGGGCTTATTTAGAAAAAACTCACAAACTCATGTATGAAACTTCTCTAGCTGAACGAACAGATCGCAAAGGTTGTGGTAAAGTCAGAGCAATTAGCTTCAAAATATTAGATACAGAAGGAAACGAAGTTAATATCTTACAGTCAGGTAAAGATTATTATTTTGTAGTTGGCTACGTAAACAATACAAGATACCCTCTGAGTAATGTTGTTTTTAGCTTTGATTTTTTAGATGAGAAAGGTAACACGATTTTATTGTTTCGGACTAATTTTACTAATGATAATATAACTGTGGAGCCTGATGCTGGTTATGTAAGATGTAAAGTCAATAATTTTCCACTTGCCAATGGTTCTTACCACTTTTTGATTTTTCTTTCTCATGGCGAGCATGAAATATTAGATTGGCTTGAAGATGCTGCAACTATTAAGGTAGAAGGAGGAGACTTTTTTGGAACTGGAAATCCTGGATTGCCAACCCATTGTAAGATTTTAGCAAAAGCTGAATGGTCTACCCTGCACTATCCCCAACTTCTTAAAGAGGTCGGAGGTCTAGACTAG
- a CDS encoding class I SAM-dependent methyltransferase has product MNNLYTIENAEKFNWSSVSGQLNPERVSHLDKYLIGKKILDAGCGGGAYVEFLSQKNLEVTGVDKYEHFLQVARQKGKLGTYIQADITNLPFPDKVFDCTYCYDVLEHIDDQAAIKELIRVTSKRLIVAVPQEDEIMKKFNLTFLHYQDKTHLRNYTENSLKIFFK; this is encoded by the coding sequence ATGAATAATCTTTATACAATTGAAAATGCAGAAAAATTTAATTGGTCTTCTGTTAGCGGTCAATTAAATCCAGAACGCGTGTCTCATCTGGACAAGTATTTAATAGGTAAAAAGATTTTAGATGCTGGTTGTGGTGGAGGTGCATATGTAGAATTTTTGTCTCAAAAGAATTTAGAAGTAACAGGTGTTGATAAATATGAGCATTTTTTGCAGGTAGCACGACAAAAAGGAAAATTAGGTACTTACATTCAAGCTGATATCACTAATCTTCCTTTCCCTGACAAAGTGTTTGATTGTACCTACTGCTATGATGTTTTAGAACATATAGATGACCAAGCTGCTATAAAAGAATTGATTAGAGTAACTTCTAAAAGACTGATTGTTGCAGTACCACAAGAAGATGAAATAATGAAAAAGTTTAACTTAACATTCTTGCACTATCAAGATAAAACTCACTTAAGAAACTACACAGAAAATTCATTAAAAATCTTTTTTAAGTAA